One region of Vibrio sp. FE10 genomic DNA includes:
- a CDS encoding N-acetyltransferase translates to MIREYSAADTETVLDIWLTASIKAHNFMTPEFWESQVGNMRDIYLPASQTYVFQVDGEVRGFYSLYEGILAAIFVCPEHQGSGTGKQLMQHAKLECPNLSLNVYKENQATIEFYLSQGFKIVSEQADEHTGHQEYTMYLA, encoded by the coding sequence ATGATCAGAGAATACAGCGCAGCCGACACCGAAACGGTTCTAGATATTTGGCTCACGGCCTCCATTAAGGCACACAACTTTATGACGCCTGAATTTTGGGAGTCACAAGTGGGCAATATGCGCGATATCTACCTTCCTGCCTCACAAACCTATGTGTTCCAAGTTGATGGGGAAGTTCGTGGGTTTTATTCGCTTTATGAGGGGATATTGGCCGCGATCTTTGTCTGCCCTGAGCATCAAGGGAGTGGCACTGGGAAACAGCTTATGCAACACGCCAAGCTTGAATGCCCTAATTTGTCATTGAATGTGTACAAAGAGAATCAAGCGACCATTGAGTTCTACCTCTCTCAAGGCTTTAAGATCGTAAGTGAACAAGCCGATGAGCACACAGGACACCAAGAGTACACCATGTATTTAGCCTAG
- a CDS encoding DUF1501 domain-containing protein, with translation MKKTNGSQTMKSQSNKPHNHGLQSIHRRQFMGIAAAVGVSAILPFPSFAKMRSDNIFVWISLRGAMDGLNVVVPHADPDYADLRPNIGLKPDQLLKLDSFFGLHPSLKNCHQWYENKELSLVHACSTAYRERSHFDGQKILENGTSDPFNTEGWLNRLLALSSEQYDGIAIDSGLPLIMQGESTVASWYPNRLKTRDKQTELLEELFQSDQMLSANFESVMKIDDLVGDQGVGKQFKSLMSKTGDILSADNGPNIAALELGGWDTHANQGSVNGRLSNQLKTLDAGLAALKESLGSRWNNTVIIAASEFGRTAKENGTKGTDHGTGNVMLVTGGAMANKDSNISSSSESGGRVIANWPGLSQENLYQGRDLKPTTDMRGVIKGVLSQYLSIETKQLDTIFPDSEMVKPLQMI, from the coding sequence ATGAAAAAGACAAACGGTTCGCAGACTATGAAGTCGCAAAGTAATAAGCCACACAATCACGGCCTACAAAGTATTCATCGCCGCCAGTTCATGGGCATTGCCGCGGCTGTTGGTGTGAGTGCGATTTTGCCATTTCCAAGCTTTGCCAAAATGCGCTCAGACAATATCTTTGTTTGGATATCACTGCGTGGCGCGATGGATGGGTTAAACGTTGTGGTACCTCATGCTGATCCTGATTATGCAGATCTAAGACCGAATATAGGTTTGAAGCCCGATCAGCTACTTAAGCTAGATAGTTTCTTTGGGTTACACCCTTCGCTTAAAAATTGTCATCAATGGTATGAAAATAAAGAACTTAGCCTCGTTCATGCTTGTTCAACCGCTTATCGCGAGCGTTCTCATTTTGATGGACAAAAGATATTAGAAAACGGCACTTCCGACCCTTTTAATACAGAAGGGTGGCTTAACCGTTTACTTGCACTGAGCTCAGAACAATACGATGGAATCGCGATTGATTCAGGCCTGCCGCTCATCATGCAGGGCGAATCTACCGTGGCAAGTTGGTATCCAAACCGCTTGAAAACACGCGACAAACAAACCGAGCTACTTGAAGAACTCTTCCAAAGTGACCAAATGCTGTCTGCCAACTTTGAAAGCGTAATGAAGATAGATGATCTTGTGGGTGACCAAGGCGTTGGCAAACAATTTAAGTCATTGATGAGTAAAACGGGCGATATCTTATCTGCCGATAACGGGCCAAACATTGCAGCACTAGAATTAGGTGGTTGGGACACCCACGCAAATCAAGGCAGCGTCAATGGTAGGTTGAGTAACCAACTTAAAACCTTGGATGCAGGGTTAGCGGCACTTAAGGAATCGTTAGGTTCACGCTGGAATAATACGGTGATCATCGCCGCCAGTGAGTTTGGTCGAACAGCTAAGGAAAACGGCACAAAAGGCACCGATCATGGCACTGGTAACGTCATGTTGGTTACTGGTGGGGCAATGGCTAACAAGGATTCAAACATATCGAGTTCAAGCGAATCTGGAGGCCGAGTTATCGCAAACTGGCCGGGATTAAGCCAAGAGAATCTGTATCAAGGGCGAGATCTCAAACCAACCACCGACATGCGAGGTGTAATCAAAGGCGTGCTAAGTCAGTATTTGTCGATAGAAACGAAGCAGCTCGACACCATCTTCCCTGATAGTGAAATGGTAAAGCCACTTCAAATGATATGA
- a CDS encoding zinc ribbon domain-containing protein YjdM, whose translation MSLPPCPQCQSEYVYPDQNNLICPECAYEWNPEEERLEREAARVKDVNGVVLESGDKVTFIKDLKIKGSSSVLKIGTKAVIRRINEGKDHQLDCKLDGGGEMLVTAKYVKKQ comes from the coding sequence ATGTCTTTACCTCCTTGTCCGCAATGCCAATCTGAATATGTCTACCCAGACCAAAACAACCTAATCTGCCCTGAGTGTGCCTATGAATGGAATCCGGAAGAAGAACGTTTAGAAAGAGAAGCTGCGCGTGTTAAGGACGTGAATGGTGTTGTATTAGAAAGTGGCGATAAAGTTACCTTCATTAAAGACCTAAAAATTAAAGGCAGTTCTTCTGTACTGAAAATAGGCACCAAAGCGGTAATCAGACGTATCAATGAAGGCAAAGATCACCAACTAGACTGTAAGCTTGATGGTGGCGGTGAAATGCTTGTGACAGCTAAATACGTGAAAAAGCAGTAA
- a CDS encoding glycoside hydrolase family 9 protein, translating to MQKGTLSLAIVMILSSGSIHAEEQIRNSNFEANMNGWWNAGADVTTENNEACIDIKNPGNNSWDVILGHSGIGLEQGQKYQVSFDIYANTDTEMKALIQHEGPPYTHYFLSDVGVSIDKQSYTFDFVQELESDADTEFQFQLGAQKTGVICVDNVSVVGKPFVKVATKMPIRANQVGFLPQSDKYIFVENSSTEPLKWTLVSHSGISLDLGKTEVFGLNKASGEHIHRFNLSNYTETMNGLTIKVGDDVSYPFDIRSDVYSQLKLDALSYFYQNRSGIDIKPEFVQRDDLARPGGHMSDRVTCFDKVDSWGNRWPGCDLTIDATGGWYDAGDHGKYTVNSGISTWTLLNLYERGKFLENKSLPFSDGKVKIPEANNGVNPLLSEARWNIEFMLAMQVDSDTPIAVPVGNQSASKQLKLTEINARGLAFHKIADESWTGMPLPPHKDTQKRYVGYPTTAASLNLAAIGAQCARIWKDIDSDFSELCLDSATKAWNAANQHQDIYAYDNFTGSGPYDDIELSDERYWAAAELFITTNEEVYKKVLIDSPHYLEVPKGNINADGDMYWQYIAPAGTVSLAVVPNSLDSQVIEQARKNIIKTAESYTKQVANEGYNIPYTVEEYSWGSNSNLVNRSIFLIYAHDFSNDVRYIKAAASAMDYILGGNPMNISYVTGYGTKPAENPHHRFWAYAADESSPKPAPGALIGGPNSVSFSDPIAAVMKGKCVGQTCYSDNIGAWTLNEITINWNAPLVWVTSALDEGQLD from the coding sequence ATGCAAAAAGGAACGTTATCTCTCGCGATTGTCATGATTTTATCTTCTGGATCGATACACGCAGAAGAGCAGATTAGAAATAGTAACTTCGAAGCCAATATGAATGGTTGGTGGAATGCAGGAGCCGATGTAACAACAGAAAACAACGAAGCTTGTATTGATATTAAAAACCCGGGGAACAATTCTTGGGATGTAATTTTAGGCCACAGCGGTATTGGTTTAGAGCAAGGCCAGAAATATCAGGTATCGTTCGATATATATGCAAATACTGATACTGAGATGAAAGCCTTGATCCAACATGAAGGGCCTCCTTATACGCATTATTTTCTAAGTGACGTGGGTGTATCAATAGACAAGCAAAGCTATACGTTTGATTTTGTGCAAGAACTTGAGAGTGACGCCGATACAGAATTCCAGTTTCAATTAGGAGCACAGAAAACGGGTGTCATCTGTGTTGATAACGTTTCTGTTGTAGGTAAGCCATTTGTAAAAGTAGCGACTAAGATGCCTATTCGAGCTAACCAAGTTGGCTTCTTACCTCAATCCGACAAGTATATCTTTGTTGAAAACTCGTCAACTGAACCTCTTAAATGGACATTAGTATCTCATTCTGGGATCAGCCTCGACCTCGGTAAAACAGAAGTGTTCGGCCTGAATAAAGCGTCGGGTGAGCACATTCACCGATTTAACCTTTCAAATTATACAGAGACAATGAACGGATTAACGATCAAAGTCGGCGATGATGTCAGTTATCCATTCGATATTAGAAGCGATGTTTATAGCCAGTTAAAGCTCGATGCTTTGTCTTATTTTTATCAAAATCGTAGCGGTATAGATATAAAACCTGAGTTCGTTCAACGCGACGATCTCGCGAGGCCTGGTGGCCACATGTCCGACAGGGTGACATGTTTTGATAAAGTCGATAGTTGGGGAAATAGATGGCCTGGCTGTGATCTGACTATTGATGCAACCGGTGGTTGGTACGATGCGGGCGACCATGGTAAGTACACAGTAAATAGTGGTATTTCAACTTGGACGCTCCTGAATTTATATGAGCGAGGCAAGTTCTTAGAGAACAAATCACTTCCGTTTTCTGATGGGAAAGTAAAAATCCCTGAAGCAAATAACGGTGTGAATCCGCTGTTGTCTGAAGCGCGCTGGAACATAGAGTTCATGTTGGCGATGCAAGTTGACTCTGACACGCCAATAGCCGTTCCTGTTGGTAATCAGTCTGCCAGTAAACAGCTAAAACTTACCGAGATTAACGCGAGAGGGCTGGCATTCCACAAGATCGCAGATGAGTCTTGGACTGGCATGCCATTACCGCCACACAAAGATACTCAGAAACGTTATGTTGGTTATCCTACGACAGCGGCCTCATTAAATTTGGCCGCAATTGGCGCTCAGTGCGCACGTATTTGGAAAGATATCGACAGTGATTTCTCGGAGTTATGTTTGGATTCAGCGACCAAAGCATGGAACGCCGCAAATCAACATCAAGATATCTATGCTTACGACAACTTCACAGGTTCTGGGCCGTATGATGATATTGAATTGAGTGATGAGCGATACTGGGCTGCGGCCGAGCTCTTTATCACAACCAATGAAGAGGTTTACAAAAAAGTATTGATTGATTCTCCACACTATCTTGAAGTGCCGAAGGGGAACATCAACGCCGATGGTGACATGTACTGGCAGTATATAGCGCCTGCGGGCACCGTGAGTTTAGCCGTGGTACCTAACTCATTGGACAGCCAAGTTATTGAACAAGCACGTAAGAACATCATTAAAACGGCAGAATCTTATACCAAGCAAGTTGCCAATGAAGGCTACAACATCCCTTATACAGTCGAAGAGTATTCGTGGGGCTCAAACTCTAACCTTGTAAACCGAAGTATTTTTTTGATTTACGCTCACGATTTTTCTAATGATGTTCGATACATCAAAGCGGCGGCTAGTGCGATGGATTATATCCTCGGAGGTAACCCGATGAATATCTCTTATGTTACTGGTTATGGAACGAAACCTGCTGAGAATCCTCATCATCGATTCTGGGCTTACGCTGCTGATGAAAGTTCACCAAAACCAGCGCCGGGTGCGTTAATTGGAGGCCCAAATTCGGTAAGTTTTAGTGATCCTATTGCCGCTGTGATGAAAGGTAAATGTGTTGGACAAACGTGTTACAGCGATAATATTGGAGCTTGGACGTTGAACGAGATAACCATCAACTGGAATGCGCCACTAGTATGGGTTACTTCTGCTTTAGATGAAGGGCAGCTTGATTGA
- a CDS encoding threonine/serine exporter family protein gives MPSQFRINKIVEIGDTLHRSGCAPYKLEKYTQFYAKKHGVDVMIQATPTAINYQFPDDNNAVILKRLKPASINLSLLANTIIRINQPSSEPVPEPVGYSKFVTALANMGIPPAYLMLVGSTLEAVGFSALLGLMVWVCQQVLHSRRAIAVEFISALLTGIFVAFLASTGLPIPVWALCIASIVLFVPGLSIANALECLAFNDLVSGTSLLGQSALTLIKLFVGIIMGLNIGEAIWGQAVSIDYTNAVPVWMHISGLVLISVSIGVMFNARPKDILLGLPVAVLGMWGPFYLGFDSGWVVGTWVTTVLITLYGTWIAKKMELTGSIYIVQGIIILVPGSRVLVSASQSVFEQSILPIPSIGLSALFMFSAIVAGQITAYSIYSPKVER, from the coding sequence ATGCCTTCTCAGTTCAGAATTAACAAAATTGTTGAAATTGGTGACACTCTTCACCGCAGCGGTTGTGCTCCCTATAAGCTTGAAAAGTACACACAATTCTATGCAAAAAAGCATGGTGTGGATGTGATGATCCAAGCAACGCCAACTGCTATTAACTATCAATTTCCAGACGATAACAACGCCGTTATTCTTAAGCGTCTAAAGCCTGCGTCAATTAACCTGAGTTTGTTGGCCAATACCATCATTCGTATTAACCAGCCAAGCAGTGAGCCTGTACCAGAGCCTGTCGGTTACTCTAAATTTGTTACCGCACTAGCTAATATGGGCATTCCACCTGCGTATTTGATGCTAGTCGGCAGTACGTTGGAAGCGGTTGGCTTTTCTGCGTTATTGGGTTTGATGGTTTGGGTATGTCAGCAAGTGCTGCATTCACGTCGCGCAATTGCGGTTGAATTTATCTCTGCATTATTGACGGGTATCTTTGTGGCGTTTTTGGCAAGCACTGGTTTGCCAATCCCTGTGTGGGCGTTGTGTATTGCGTCAATCGTCTTGTTCGTCCCCGGATTATCGATAGCCAACGCATTAGAATGTTTGGCCTTCAACGATCTCGTCTCTGGTACTAGTTTACTAGGGCAGAGTGCCTTAACGCTGATCAAGCTGTTTGTCGGGATTATCATGGGTCTCAATATTGGTGAAGCGATATGGGGACAAGCGGTTTCTATCGACTATACCAATGCGGTACCAGTGTGGATGCACATATCAGGCTTGGTGTTGATCTCTGTGTCTATCGGTGTGATGTTCAATGCTCGCCCTAAAGACATCTTACTTGGCTTGCCAGTTGCGGTTCTGGGTATGTGGGGTCCATTCTATCTAGGTTTTGATAGTGGTTGGGTTGTGGGTACTTGGGTAACCACCGTTCTTATTACTTTGTACGGCACTTGGATTGCTAAAAAAATGGAACTCACTGGGTCTATTTACATCGTGCAAGGCATTATCATTTTGGTTCCGGGTAGCCGTGTATTAGTGAGTGCCAGCCAATCGGTGTTCGAGCAGTCAATCTTGCCGATCCCAAGCATTGGTTTATCGGCGTTGTTTATGTTCTCCGCGATTGTGGCAGGACAAATCACGGCATATTCGATCTACTCGCCAAAAGTAGAGCGTTAA
- a CDS encoding GNAT family N-acetyltransferase: MDIVKADMAHSNAFHHYVKACIDDGLEIYTGITDGSDTYLERRIAYSKGECLPEGWTPASTYFCIESGQILGVIRVRHGTSEYIHDVIGHIGYETLPQVRGRGVASHMLSWVQRHILIESAIITCDCDNVASQKVIEKCGGQFLNIFYSEQDQQEVLRYQLDPK, encoded by the coding sequence ATGGATATAGTCAAAGCCGACATGGCGCACTCGAATGCGTTCCACCATTATGTAAAAGCTTGTATCGATGATGGACTCGAAATCTATACCGGTATTACCGATGGCAGTGATACTTACTTAGAAAGGCGAATAGCTTATTCAAAAGGTGAGTGTTTGCCAGAAGGGTGGACGCCAGCTTCTACTTACTTTTGTATCGAGTCTGGTCAGATTCTTGGCGTGATTAGAGTTCGTCACGGTACCAGTGAATACATTCATGACGTTATCGGGCACATCGGCTACGAGACTCTGCCACAAGTGAGAGGGCGAGGAGTCGCAAGTCACATGTTGTCTTGGGTTCAACGTCATATACTTATCGAAAGCGCTATTATTACCTGTGACTGCGACAATGTTGCTTCGCAAAAAGTGATTGAGAAGTGCGGCGGCCAGTTCTTAAATATCTTTTATTCAGAGCAAGATCAGCAAGAGGTGTTGCGTTATCAGCTAGACCCAAAATGA
- the copI gene encoding copper-resistant cuproprotein CopI — protein sequence MKKTLIAIALTLTTATAFAEMDHSAVDHSSMDHSMMKSGEMDHSKMDHSMMKDGNMDHSKMMNMDGMMDMEGMSEVGMPAQGAKPDKVVHVLLSDDMKITFKNKVDIEPNDVVQFVVMNTGKIDHEFSIGSASEQLEHREMMKNMGNHAHDSGSTVTVKPGKAKQMLWHFHGDNQVEFACNIPGHAEAGMTKSITL from the coding sequence ATGAAAAAGACACTTATTGCGATTGCACTGACATTAACTACTGCAACGGCTTTTGCTGAAATGGACCACTCAGCTGTTGACCATTCAAGCATGGACCACTCGATGATGAAGAGTGGAGAGATGGATCATTCAAAAATGGATCACAGCATGATGAAGGATGGAAATATGGACCATTCGAAGATGATGAATATGGATGGAATGATGGACATGGAAGGTATGTCAGAAGTTGGGATGCCAGCTCAAGGCGCAAAACCGGATAAAGTGGTTCATGTCCTACTGAGCGATGACATGAAAATCACCTTTAAGAACAAGGTTGATATTGAGCCGAACGACGTGGTGCAGTTCGTTGTGATGAACACAGGCAAGATTGACCACGAATTCTCGATTGGTTCTGCCTCAGAGCAGTTAGAGCATCGAGAAATGATGAAAAATATGGGTAACCACGCTCATGACTCGGGCAGTACAGTCACAGTTAAGCCGGGCAAAGCGAAGCAGATGCTTTGGCATTTCCACGGTGATAATCAAGTCGAATTTGCCTGCAATATTCCAGGACACGCGGAAGCGGGCATGACGAAGTCGATAACGCTTTAG
- a CDS encoding GNAT family N-acetyltransferase: protein MKYSTRPAQSSDYEFLFELKKAAEFEPIKAVFGWDEQVQRDIHAEEWEEERPEIIEYQGKAIGSVLMQDKGDHFYFCRFFLLPEYHGKGIGSQILTDYLAHADKLSKPVELCYLQGNRVGELYLRFGFEITAQNDQFVYMWRK from the coding sequence TTGAAGTATTCGACAAGACCTGCTCAGTCATCAGATTATGAATTTCTGTTCGAGCTAAAAAAGGCGGCTGAATTTGAGCCAATCAAGGCTGTTTTTGGCTGGGATGAGCAAGTTCAACGAGACATACACGCCGAAGAGTGGGAAGAAGAAAGGCCTGAAATCATTGAGTATCAGGGCAAAGCGATTGGCAGTGTGTTGATGCAAGATAAAGGTGACCACTTCTACTTTTGCCGATTCTTTTTGCTGCCTGAATATCATGGAAAGGGTATCGGTAGCCAAATCCTCACCGATTACTTAGCTCACGCAGATAAGCTCAGTAAGCCGGTTGAGTTGTGTTATCTGCAAGGTAATCGCGTTGGAGAGCTTTACTTAAGATTTGGTTTTGAAATCACCGCGCAAAACGACCAGTTTGTATATATGTGGCGTAAATAG
- a CDS encoding LysR family transcriptional regulator — protein MRHLKAFHVFHVAAHSTSYSNAAAKLNITHGAVSKQIKVLESYLSQTLFYKQGRNVCLTTEGELLKGYTEQAFQALDTGVKKLNQLNNHALEVSCEPTLTMRWLMPRLGDFYAESGIDVRLSTAGGAVNLGATGLDMAIRRDDFNVTEHYKQIPLVTEWVGPVFSPDYWQQVKDNLGDVKLLHSSTRPDAWSHWASITESTVNSGVLSQAAANQTFAHFYFCFQATVDGLGAALGSYPLVADDIERGNLIAPFGFVPSGHQYILLTQNSEHDQPENPFVTWLRNELSQCVPGY, from the coding sequence ATGAGGCATCTAAAAGCATTTCATGTTTTCCATGTCGCGGCTCACTCTACGAGTTACAGCAACGCGGCAGCAAAACTTAATATTACCCATGGTGCGGTGAGCAAACAGATCAAAGTTCTGGAAAGCTATTTATCTCAAACTCTGTTTTATAAGCAGGGTCGTAATGTGTGTTTGACCACAGAGGGTGAGTTACTCAAAGGTTACACAGAGCAAGCGTTTCAGGCGTTGGATACGGGCGTTAAAAAGCTGAACCAGCTTAATAACCATGCGTTAGAAGTTTCGTGCGAACCAACACTAACCATGCGTTGGTTAATGCCACGTTTAGGTGATTTTTACGCCGAGTCGGGCATTGACGTTCGTTTGTCCACCGCTGGTGGGGCTGTGAACTTAGGTGCGACTGGGTTAGATATGGCAATTCGCCGAGACGACTTCAACGTAACCGAGCACTACAAACAGATTCCGTTGGTCACAGAATGGGTTGGCCCTGTATTCTCGCCTGATTATTGGCAACAGGTTAAAGATAATCTAGGTGATGTGAAATTACTGCACAGCAGCACTCGACCAGATGCTTGGAGTCATTGGGCGTCTATCACTGAAAGCACAGTTAATAGCGGAGTATTGTCACAAGCTGCTGCGAACCAGACATTTGCACACTTCTACTTTTGCTTTCAGGCGACTGTTGATGGTTTAGGGGCTGCGCTTGGGTCTTATCCACTTGTCGCTGACGATATTGAAAGAGGTAACTTGATCGCGCCGTTTGGTTTTGTACCTTCTGGACACCAGTACATACTGCTCACGCAAAACAGCGAGCATGATCAGCCAGAAAACCCGTTTGTGACTTGGCTGAGGAATGAGTTGTCGCAGTGTGTTCCAGGCTATTAA
- a CDS encoding LysE family translocator yields MEWLSLAVLGLLIVISPGADFVLVLKNSINQGRQAGIWTAIGVSLAICVHISYSMLGISYLISQNEQLFDIIRYSGAAYLICLGIKGILSADSQLAPMEGTTQSISVWRYLAQGFLCNVLNPKTMLFFLSIFSQVISPDTNNQHVALGYGLYMIVLHGLWFGIVAMLFTSKTLQTHLLRAKKRLNQACGVGLVTFGALLAVKS; encoded by the coding sequence ATGGAGTGGTTGAGCTTAGCGGTGTTAGGACTATTGATTGTTATAAGCCCCGGTGCTGATTTCGTTTTAGTTTTGAAGAACAGTATCAATCAAGGTAGACAAGCCGGTATTTGGACTGCAATAGGAGTCAGCCTCGCGATTTGCGTTCATATTAGCTATTCAATGCTGGGGATTAGTTACTTAATCTCACAGAACGAGCAACTTTTCGACATCATTCGATACTCAGGTGCCGCGTACCTTATTTGCCTTGGAATAAAAGGCATTCTAAGCGCAGACAGTCAACTCGCACCTATGGAAGGAACGACGCAGAGCATCAGTGTTTGGCGTTATTTAGCCCAAGGCTTTTTGTGTAACGTGCTCAACCCAAAAACCATGTTGTTCTTCTTGAGTATCTTCAGCCAAGTGATCTCACCCGATACTAACAACCAACATGTAGCACTCGGCTATGGGCTTTACATGATTGTTCTTCACGGCTTGTGGTTCGGAATTGTCGCAATGCTTTTCACTTCAAAGACATTACAGACGCATTTATTGCGAGCAAAGAAACGACTCAATCAAGCGTGTGGGGTTGGATTGGTGACATTCGGTGCATTGTTGGCGGTTAAGTCGTAA
- a CDS encoding DUF1800 domain-containing protein: MNYYPTSKIVGEQRFGFGPRLGQTAYYSPLEQLDKKPFVHQSIQALPTTESILITVGENREQRRMAKGDEQKMQAMKKEAQSFLRTHYRQQAQARHLQSVETPYGFQERIIQFWSNHFAVSVDNRKLMPLAASIENDVVRQHWNGNFGDMLMASSKHPAMLLYLDNQLSIGPNSKVGKRRDKGLNENLAREILELHTLGVDGSYTQQDVIALAKAISGWGIKFQSPNAGFRFANNLHEPGSITLLGKSYSQSGISQGESCLKALATHKDTAKHLVDKLCQHFIGGTPNDLSEQMVAAYLKGNGDLLPVYRLLLGSTEANEPKPNRFRPPKEWLFAVLRSADIPLNDKQALNTLNTLGQPPFKPGSPAGWSDQDRDYNSPSALTQRMQVANRLASIAIKSAKASGTKPKAVVDDVIAALYGDAIDEHTQIVLRKADSAAMQLSLLWLSPQFQYR; this comes from the coding sequence ATGAATTATTACCCGACTTCAAAAATCGTGGGTGAGCAAAGGTTTGGTTTTGGGCCTAGATTAGGTCAAACAGCCTATTATTCTCCTTTAGAACAGTTGGATAAAAAGCCATTCGTTCATCAGTCCATTCAAGCTCTACCCACAACCGAATCTATCCTGATAACCGTCGGTGAGAATCGTGAACAGCGAAGAATGGCTAAGGGTGATGAGCAAAAGATGCAAGCAATGAAGAAAGAGGCACAGTCTTTTCTTCGTACTCACTACCGACAACAAGCTCAAGCTCGCCATCTGCAAAGCGTTGAAACACCTTATGGTTTTCAAGAGCGCATTATTCAGTTTTGGAGTAACCACTTTGCCGTTTCGGTTGACAATCGAAAGCTGATGCCCTTGGCTGCAAGTATTGAAAATGATGTGGTTCGCCAGCATTGGAATGGCAACTTTGGCGATATGCTGATGGCTTCTTCAAAACATCCAGCCATGCTTCTTTATCTAGATAATCAACTCTCGATTGGGCCCAATTCCAAAGTAGGTAAGCGCCGTGATAAGGGGCTGAATGAAAACCTCGCTCGTGAAATTCTAGAGCTTCATACTCTTGGTGTTGATGGCTCCTATACTCAACAAGATGTGATTGCATTGGCGAAGGCGATTTCGGGGTGGGGTATTAAATTCCAATCCCCAAATGCTGGTTTTCGATTCGCCAATAACCTCCATGAGCCAGGCAGTATCACCTTACTTGGAAAATCCTACTCTCAATCAGGTATCTCACAGGGGGAGTCGTGTTTAAAAGCCTTAGCTACCCATAAAGACACAGCCAAACATTTGGTTGATAAGCTTTGCCAGCACTTTATTGGTGGCACGCCTAACGATCTTTCAGAACAGATGGTTGCTGCATACTTAAAGGGCAATGGTGATTTACTGCCTGTTTACCGCTTGTTACTGGGGAGCACAGAGGCAAATGAACCCAAGCCCAATCGATTTAGACCGCCGAAAGAGTGGCTATTTGCGGTACTTCGCAGCGCCGACATTCCTCTTAATGATAAGCAAGCACTGAATACTCTCAATACACTAGGTCAACCACCTTTTAAACCGGGTTCACCGGCAGGATGGTCGGATCAAGATAGAGACTACAACAGCCCTTCGGCATTGACTCAACGTATGCAAGTCGCTAATAGGCTGGCCTCAATCGCGATAAAGTCGGCTAAGGCGTCTGGTACAAAACCAAAGGCGGTAGTGGATGACGTGATCGCAGCTTTATATGGCGATGCGATTGATGAACATACTCAAATTGTTTTGCGCAAAGCCGACAGCGCTGCAATGCAACTTTCCTTGTTGTGGTTAAGCCCACAGTTTCAATATCGTTAG